One Sulfolobus sp. S-194 DNA segment encodes these proteins:
- a CDS encoding metal-sulfur cluster assembly factor: MSTQQNINKEEWKKKIMEALKDVYDPEIPVDIVNLGLIYELKISDEGDVYVRMGLTAPGCPVVDDLIYTVEQVIKETVPAKSVDVDIDLDTPWNPLKMTPEGREKFKQLYGYDIVEMWIQTYGLPEGQDQQDQKA, from the coding sequence ATGTCTACTCAGCAAAATATTAACAAAGAGGAATGGAAGAAAAAAATAATGGAAGCGTTAAAAGACGTTTATGATCCAGAAATTCCAGTTGATATAGTAAATTTAGGACTTATTTATGAATTAAAAATTAGTGATGAAGGGGATGTTTATGTTCGTATGGGATTAACGGCCCCTGGTTGCCCTGTTGTAGATGATTTAATCTATACAGTAGAACAAGTAATTAAAGAAACAGTTCCTGCAAAATCAGTAGATGTAGATATTGATTTAGATACACCATGGAATCCGTTAAAAATGACCCCAGAGGGAAGAGAAAAGTTCAAGCAATTATATGGTTACGATATAGTTGAGATGTGGATTCAAACATACGGATTACCAGAAGGACAAGATCAACAAGATCAGAAGGCATAA
- a CDS encoding RPA12/RPB9/RPC11 RNA polymerase family protein: MKFCPKCGGVMIPTKKDGKEILRCSKCGYEMELTAKDKKEYSVKEQKDKNSRVLTTSLVSDKGERKLEEEQLEQEREEYYKEVGLELLREELSEETESDEE, from the coding sequence ATGAAGTTCTGCCCTAAATGTGGAGGAGTAATGATACCAACTAAGAAGGACGGAAAAGAAATACTGAGGTGTAGTAAGTGCGGTTATGAGATGGAACTTACAGCCAAGGATAAGAAAGAATATAGTGTAAAGGAACAAAAGGATAAAAATAGTAGAGTACTGACCACATCATTAGTTAGTGATAAAGGAGAGAGGAAGTTAGAGGAAGAACAATTAGAACAAGAGAGAGAAGAATACTATAAAGAAGTAGGATTAGAACTATTAAGAGAAGAATTGAGTGAAGAAACAGAGTCAGATGAGGAATAA
- a CDS encoding HIT family protein: MQVDNCIFCKIAKGEIKSQKVYEDQEIIAFLDINPVNKGHVLVVPKDHYETIFDIPKEKLSKVIEVVQKVAIALRKMGADGINIISNNGKAAEQHIFHLHIHVIPRYFNDGKDIDAMSKRAKYNDEKEMSDYAEKIRLFLI; the protein is encoded by the coding sequence ATGCAAGTAGATAATTGTATATTTTGTAAAATAGCTAAAGGAGAGATAAAATCACAAAAAGTCTATGAGGATCAAGAAATAATAGCATTTTTAGATATTAATCCAGTTAATAAGGGACATGTTCTAGTAGTTCCTAAAGATCATTATGAGACTATTTTCGATATTCCTAAAGAGAAATTAAGTAAAGTGATAGAAGTTGTACAGAAAGTTGCAATAGCACTAAGAAAGATGGGAGCCGATGGTATAAATATTATATCAAATAATGGTAAAGCTGCTGAACAGCACATATTTCACCTACATATTCATGTAATTCCAAGATATTTTAATGATGGAAAAGATATTGACGCTATGTCTAAAAGGGCAAAATATAATGACGAAAAGGAAATGTCGGATTATGCTGAGAAGATAAGATTATTCCTCATCTGA
- a CDS encoding MarC family protein, whose amino-acid sequence MSSLDAIAVITVKLFAIIDPFSVLPYLLAVYEEAIKEGSDKKVSWNFIVNKITIAIIILLIIFSVLGRPLLDFLGISPQALEIAGGILLVYLGVDTMGGFQQLRFIRKLEEAIITPIATPLLVGPGTMTALITLSVSYSPLILIISSLIVSFLVYLSLLTGPFIVKALGETGTVAAGRFTAIIIAAFGVQLILQGISQLKFA is encoded by the coding sequence ATGAGTAGTTTAGATGCTATAGCTGTTATAACAGTAAAGTTATTTGCTATAATAGATCCTTTTTCAGTGCTTCCATATCTATTAGCAGTATATGAAGAGGCTATTAAAGAGGGATCTGATAAAAAAGTTAGTTGGAACTTTATAGTTAACAAGATAACTATAGCTATCATAATTCTTCTAATAATTTTCTCTGTATTAGGAAGACCATTACTAGATTTCTTAGGTATTTCGCCCCAGGCACTTGAAATAGCTGGAGGAATTTTACTTGTATACCTTGGAGTAGACACCATGGGTGGTTTTCAGCAATTAAGATTTATTAGAAAATTAGAAGAAGCAATTATAACCCCAATTGCAACCCCACTTCTTGTAGGACCAGGTACAATGACTGCATTGATAACATTGTCTGTTAGTTATAGTCCATTAATTTTAATAATAAGTAGTTTAATAGTGAGTTTTCTAGTCTATTTATCTCTACTAACTGGACCTTTCATAGTAAAAGCTCTAGGTGAAACTGGTACAGTAGCTGCTGGTAGATTTACGGCAATAATTATTGCTGCATTTGGGGTTCAACTAATACTACAAGGTATATCTCAACTAAAGTTTGCATGA
- the hisI gene encoding phosphoribosyl-AMP cyclohydrolase, which yields MKLSENEASKLIEKLWFRHTDSTIIAVLQDYETKEVLMVGHMNREAVFKTLTTGYVHFWSLSRKKLWLKGETSGNFQIIEEFKVDCDGDAMVFLVKSVGPVCHTGNRSCFYRNFSDLI from the coding sequence ATGAAACTAAGTGAAAATGAAGCCTCTAAGTTAATAGAAAAATTATGGTTTAGACATACAGATTCTACTATAATAGCTGTTCTTCAAGATTACGAAACTAAAGAAGTTCTAATGGTTGGACATATGAATAGAGAAGCTGTTTTTAAAACTTTGACAACTGGGTATGTTCATTTTTGGTCTTTAAGTAGAAAGAAATTATGGTTGAAGGGGGAAACTAGTGGAAATTTTCAAATAATTGAAGAATTTAAAGTGGATTGTGATGGAGATGCTATGGTTTTCTTAGTTAAATCAGTTGGGCCTGTATGTCACACTGGAAATAGGAGTTGCTTCTATAGGAATTTTTCAGATTTAATTTAA
- a CDS encoding radical SAM protein, producing MTNHHGKEFLGFLGTGPAVGVPEAVWKWLACPKMKVDDLGRPEQAPYGMRKIEAALIDAGFRTAIIDPDHLNKHLPYAKALMFSHHDYFAFGPPSSTWWGITRREPVNYKSFMELVNRPEIRKEKERGMKILAGGPSVWQWLWREDMIEKLGVDTLVDGEGEKVVVKLAQMILDGEPLPKYVYIGADEAPSVDEIPEIKGASVNGLIEIMRGCARSCRFCSVTIRPTRYYPLEKIEKELMVNVRNGVKHGVVHSDDVLFYGAIGIYPRPEPLIKLHKLVKKYYKTIAWSHASLAAIRYSEEKYGLISKLMEIVFEDGNQSYLGVEVGIETGSSRLAKEIMPAKSAPYKPEEYPEIVEEAFKIMHENKIIPAGTMIVGLPEETEDDVYRTIELVDNLRPYRSILVPMFFVPMGYFKNKDWFTRIKLTEAHIELYRKVFWHDVYWGEEIIDHFYMKGPLYYPVRMTLKLFLRVAKRMMKKIESNLEYYLKK from the coding sequence ATGACGAATCATCATGGAAAAGAATTCCTTGGATTTTTAGGTACTGGACCTGCTGTAGGAGTTCCAGAAGCTGTCTGGAAATGGTTAGCATGCCCTAAAATGAAAGTTGACGATTTAGGAAGACCAGAACAAGCCCCATATGGAATGAGAAAAATAGAGGCTGCACTAATAGATGCTGGATTCAGGACTGCCATAATTGATCCAGATCATTTAAATAAACATTTACCTTATGCAAAAGCATTAATGTTCTCACATCACGATTATTTTGCATTTGGTCCTCCATCTTCTACTTGGTGGGGAATAACTAGAAGAGAACCAGTAAATTATAAGAGTTTTATGGAATTAGTAAATAGACCAGAGATAAGAAAAGAAAAAGAAAGGGGAATGAAGATTTTAGCTGGTGGACCATCAGTTTGGCAATGGTTATGGAGAGAAGATATGATAGAAAAATTAGGAGTTGATACACTTGTTGATGGTGAAGGAGAGAAGGTAGTAGTCAAATTAGCACAAATGATACTAGATGGCGAACCTTTACCCAAATATGTATATATAGGAGCTGATGAAGCACCATCAGTAGATGAAATTCCAGAAATTAAAGGAGCTAGTGTTAATGGGTTAATAGAAATAATGAGAGGATGTGCAAGATCTTGCAGATTCTGTTCAGTTACTATAAGACCTACTAGGTATTATCCATTAGAAAAAATTGAGAAAGAGTTAATGGTTAACGTAAGAAATGGTGTAAAGCATGGAGTGGTACACAGTGATGATGTACTATTTTATGGTGCTATAGGAATCTATCCTAGGCCAGAACCATTAATAAAGTTACACAAATTAGTAAAGAAATATTATAAAACGATAGCTTGGAGCCATGCTAGCTTAGCAGCAATAAGATATTCGGAAGAAAAGTACGGATTAATTTCGAAACTTATGGAAATAGTATTTGAAGATGGGAATCAAAGTTATTTAGGTGTTGAAGTAGGAATAGAAACGGGTTCATCAAGGCTTGCTAAAGAGATAATGCCAGCTAAATCTGCACCATATAAGCCAGAAGAATATCCAGAGATCGTAGAAGAAGCGTTTAAGATAATGCATGAAAACAAGATAATTCCTGCAGGCACAATGATAGTAGGTTTACCGGAAGAGACAGAAGATGATGTGTACAGAACAATAGAATTAGTAGATAATTTGAGACCATATAGAAGTATATTAGTTCCTATGTTCTTTGTACCTATGGGATACTTCAAGAATAAGGACTGGTTTACCAGGATTAAATTAACTGAAGCGCACATAGAACTATATAGAAAAGTATTCTGGCACGACGTATATTGGGGAGAGGAAATAATAGATCACTTCTACATGAAGGGACCATTATACTATCCGGTGAGAATGACATTAAAATTATTCCTCAGAGTAGCTAAAAGAATGATGAAAAAGATAGAATCAAATCTAGAATATTATTTAAAGAAATAA
- the hisE gene encoding phosphoribosyl-ATP diphosphatase, which yields MSSSVLDTLYSIILDRMSNKKEGSYTVKLLEKGKSYIARKVGEEATEVIVASLSEGRERFISEVADLIYHLFVLMAVEGVKPEDVYEELKRRMK from the coding sequence ATGAGTAGTAGTGTATTAGACACACTATATTCCATTATTTTAGATAGGATGAGCAATAAGAAGGAAGGTAGTTATACTGTAAAATTGCTAGAAAAAGGCAAATCTTATATAGCTAGAAAAGTGGGTGAGGAAGCTACGGAGGTAATTGTGGCTTCATTAAGTGAAGGGAGGGAGAGATTTATTAGTGAAGTAGCAGATTTAATATATCATCTTTTCGTATTAATGGCAGTGGAAGGAGTTAAGCCAGAAGATGTTTATGAGGAGTTAAAAAGGAGGATGAAGTGA
- the hisD gene encoding histidinol dehydrogenase — MIAKELPKKRPNDFTKVLQDVENIISYVKQKGDEALIELEEKFDKVKLASIKFTDVDKLASQISQDLKMAIDLIFTQIYEFNNSIKPPNIIGGSSNGIDYGVIWKSIERVGIYVPGGEKAYPSTLLMAGVPALVAGVKEIYVSSPPTKINPAIAYISLKLGVKEIYTIGGAQAIAAMAYGTQTVKKVDKIVGPGNIYVQAAKYLVSGDVGIDGIEGPTELVIIADENANPSNIVLDLKAQAEHGKSTFLVLLSNSDKIINFISKELEIDPNIYYVIKVNSIDEAIDIANEIAPEHLSLQISNAREYLSKVKNAGAVTLGNTPPAIIDYSAGPNHILPTNGWAKIRGGVSVYDYLKMIMYASTSNPEKKLIESSKILAKYEGFVFHADSIGVRYE; from the coding sequence ATGATAGCGAAAGAATTGCCTAAAAAAAGGCCTAATGATTTTACTAAAGTTCTTCAAGATGTAGAGAATATTATTAGTTACGTTAAACAAAAAGGTGATGAAGCTTTAATAGAACTTGAAGAAAAATTTGATAAAGTAAAACTCGCATCTATAAAGTTTACTGATGTAGATAAGCTAGCTTCTCAAATTTCACAAGATTTAAAAATGGCAATAGACTTAATCTTTACGCAGATATATGAATTTAACAATTCAATAAAACCACCAAATATTATAGGTGGTAGTTCTAACGGCATAGACTACGGAGTGATATGGAAAAGTATAGAGAGAGTAGGAATTTATGTTCCAGGTGGCGAAAAAGCATATCCATCAACATTATTAATGGCTGGTGTTCCTGCTTTAGTTGCCGGTGTTAAGGAAATTTATGTTTCTTCTCCTCCAACTAAAATAAACCCAGCCATAGCATATATATCTCTTAAGCTTGGGGTCAAAGAAATCTACACAATTGGTGGTGCACAAGCAATAGCTGCAATGGCATATGGAACTCAAACTGTTAAAAAAGTGGATAAGATTGTTGGCCCCGGTAATATTTATGTTCAAGCTGCAAAATATTTAGTTAGTGGTGATGTTGGCATAGATGGTATTGAAGGTCCTACTGAACTAGTTATTATAGCTGATGAAAACGCAAATCCCTCTAACATAGTACTTGATTTAAAAGCTCAAGCTGAGCATGGTAAGTCAACTTTTCTAGTTTTGCTTTCTAATTCAGATAAGATTATTAACTTTATATCCAAAGAGCTTGAAATAGATCCAAATATCTATTATGTCATCAAGGTAAATTCTATAGATGAAGCAATAGATATTGCTAATGAGATAGCACCAGAGCATTTATCTCTACAAATTTCTAATGCTAGAGAATATCTATCAAAAGTTAAAAACGCTGGGGCTGTAACTCTGGGAAATACTCCTCCTGCAATAATTGATTACTCTGCTGGTCCAAATCATATTTTACCTACAAATGGTTGGGCAAAGATTAGAGGTGGTGTATCAGTTTATGATTATTTAAAGATGATAATGTATGCTTCTACGTCTAATCCAGAGAAAAAACTTATTGAATCTTCTAAAATTTTAGCAAAATATGAAGGTTTTGTATTTCATGCTGACAGTATTGGTGTTAGGTATGAGTAG
- the serS gene encoding serine--tRNA ligase → MSWSILELVRNNPDKLKEYVKRRFIDVSLVDRAVELDKKWRQVLQEVEKLRHQHNVISSSIPKAKPEERQELIKKAKELLKALEEKEKELEEIENERDNVLMQLPNIVDDSAPIGPDETYSVPIRFWGKFRVYEKDEAEFLSQLKGNRVNYEIIHWKPVGHADMLENVLKLGDTKKAAEVAGARFYYLFNDIVWLDIALLNYAIDTMTSKGYTLVLPPYMLRGEVIKSVIDLDTFKDAIYKIENEDLYLIATAEHPIAALHFKEEIPKEKLPLKYVGISPAFRKEAGAANKDLKGIFRVHQFHKVEQFIFSTPEDSWKLHEELIRNAEEIFQGLGLPYRVINIATGDLGACAAKKYDLEVWMPAQAKFREMVSCSNCTDWQAFRMKIRYVEKGGKKGYVHTLNSTAIASTRTITAILENYQREDGIVEIPRALKKYLEAFSRAPKDYIYPRKE, encoded by the coding sequence GTGTCTTGGAGTATATTAGAGTTAGTTAGAAATAATCCAGATAAACTTAAAGAATATGTAAAGAGAAGATTTATAGATGTCTCTTTGGTTGATAGGGCTGTAGAATTAGATAAGAAATGGAGACAAGTATTACAAGAAGTTGAAAAATTAAGGCATCAACATAATGTTATAAGCTCCTCTATTCCTAAGGCCAAACCAGAAGAGAGACAAGAGTTGATAAAGAAAGCAAAAGAATTGCTAAAGGCATTGGAGGAAAAAGAAAAAGAACTAGAAGAAATAGAGAATGAAAGAGATAACGTATTAATGCAATTGCCTAATATAGTAGATGATTCTGCTCCTATTGGGCCTGATGAAACATATAGCGTTCCTATAAGATTTTGGGGGAAATTTAGAGTGTATGAAAAAGATGAGGCTGAATTTCTTAGCCAATTAAAAGGAAATAGAGTTAATTATGAGATTATACATTGGAAGCCAGTTGGACATGCAGATATGTTAGAAAATGTTTTAAAACTAGGAGATACCAAGAAAGCGGCAGAAGTAGCCGGTGCCAGATTTTACTATTTATTTAATGATATAGTTTGGTTAGATATTGCATTACTTAATTATGCAATAGACACGATGACAAGTAAAGGATATACCTTAGTACTTCCTCCATATATGTTAAGAGGGGAGGTCATAAAGAGCGTTATTGATTTAGATACATTTAAGGATGCTATATATAAGATAGAAAACGAGGATTTATATCTGATTGCAACCGCAGAACACCCTATAGCAGCCTTGCACTTTAAAGAGGAAATACCTAAAGAGAAACTTCCATTAAAATATGTTGGTATAAGTCCAGCGTTTAGGAAGGAAGCTGGAGCCGCAAATAAGGATTTAAAGGGAATTTTCAGAGTTCATCAATTTCATAAAGTTGAACAGTTTATATTTTCAACTCCAGAAGATAGTTGGAAATTACATGAAGAACTAATAAGGAATGCAGAAGAGATATTTCAAGGATTAGGATTACCATATAGGGTCATAAATATTGCAACTGGTGATTTAGGTGCATGTGCAGCTAAAAAGTATGATTTAGAAGTATGGATGCCAGCTCAAGCCAAATTTAGAGAAATGGTAAGTTGTAGCAATTGTACGGATTGGCAAGCTTTCAGAATGAAGATAAGATATGTAGAAAAGGGAGGTAAGAAAGGTTATGTACATACATTAAATAGTACTGCAATAGCTAGCACAAGAACTATAACAGCTATTCTAGAAAATTATCAGAGAGAAGATGGCATAGTTGAAATACCTAGAGCGCTCAAAAAATACTTAGAAGCATTTAGTAGAGCTCCTAAAGATTACATATATCCTAGAAAAGAATAA
- the hisBd gene encoding imidazoleglycerol-phosphate dehydratase — protein sequence MSTRSVRKTRETKETKIELYLDIDKKGEVKVSTPVNFLNHMLSTLFYFMNSTATLIAEDKQNFDDHHVVEDSAIVIGEAFKEALGNKKGIRRFSHQIIPMDDALVLVAVDISGRGVSNIELNLERDEIGGLATENIIHFFQTFSYNSGVNMHIIQLRGRNTHHIIEASFKGLGFSLYEASRIVYEETYSLKGSL from the coding sequence ATGTCTACTAGAAGTGTAAGAAAAACTAGAGAAACTAAAGAAACAAAAATAGAATTATATCTGGATATAGATAAGAAGGGGGAGGTGAAAGTCTCTACTCCAGTTAATTTTCTTAATCATATGCTTTCAACACTTTTTTATTTCATGAATTCCACTGCTACTCTCATTGCGGAAGATAAACAAAATTTTGATGATCATCATGTTGTGGAAGATTCTGCTATAGTTATAGGTGAGGCTTTTAAAGAAGCTCTAGGTAATAAGAAGGGAATAAGAAGGTTTTCTCACCAAATTATTCCCATGGACGATGCATTAGTTTTAGTTGCTGTAGATATTTCTGGAAGAGGAGTAAGCAATATTGAACTTAATTTAGAAAGAGATGAGATTGGTGGTTTAGCAACAGAGAATATTATTCATTTCTTTCAAACTTTCTCTTATAATTCTGGAGTGAACATGCATATTATTCAATTGAGAGGAAGGAACACTCATCATATTATTGAGGCCTCATTTAAAGGCCTAGGTTTTTCGTTATATGAAGCTTCTAGGATAGTTTACGAAGAAACTTATAGTTTAAAGGGATCTTTATGA
- the pyrD gene encoding dihydroorotate dehydrogenase PyrD: MINLAGILFKDPIIISSGIVTLSKIQEVCKNYSPSAITTKTLTLNPLNPHDPPTLVKFHDKCYLNAIGLGNPGIDELKKVNKEECKLIVSVGGSSIDEIIEVVKRVDRGEIIELNLSSPNRKGYGESLASYVYEVVKNVKGITNKPVFVKLGPWDNIIEIAARAISAGADGLSLINTVKGMIIDVETFKKVMHYGTGGISGKCIHPLAVRIIHDVYKEYNVDIIGMGGVFSGIDAIELMAVGAKLVGLGTVIIDEGYSSIIRIRKEMEEYLKEKGLKYSDIIGVAVKK, from the coding sequence TTGATAAATCTAGCAGGTATCCTGTTTAAAGACCCTATTATCATATCTTCTGGCATAGTAACACTATCTAAAATACAAGAAGTGTGCAAAAACTACTCACCATCTGCTATAACAACTAAAACATTAACTCTTAATCCACTTAACCCCCATGATCCACCTACACTAGTAAAATTCCATGATAAGTGCTATCTAAATGCTATCGGTCTTGGAAACCCAGGAATAGATGAACTAAAGAAAGTGAATAAAGAGGAGTGCAAGTTAATTGTCAGTGTTGGTGGAAGTAGCATTGATGAGATAATAGAAGTTGTAAAGAGAGTTGACAGAGGAGAGATCATCGAACTAAACTTGAGTAGTCCTAATAGGAAAGGTTATGGAGAAAGTCTAGCTTCTTACGTTTACGAGGTCGTAAAGAATGTGAAAGGAATAACTAATAAACCCGTATTTGTTAAGTTAGGACCTTGGGATAATATAATAGAGATTGCTGCTCGAGCGATATCTGCTGGAGCAGACGGACTTTCGCTTATTAACACAGTAAAAGGAATGATCATAGACGTGGAGACATTTAAGAAAGTAATGCATTATGGTACTGGAGGAATATCTGGAAAATGTATTCATCCTTTAGCCGTAAGAATTATCCATGACGTGTATAAAGAGTATAATGTTGATATTATAGGTATGGGTGGCGTTTTTTCTGGGATAGATGCTATTGAGCTGATGGCTGTCGGTGCAAAATTAGTAGGACTTGGTACTGTAATCATTGACGAAGGATATTCTAGCATTATAAGGATAAGAAAAGAAATGGAAGAATATTTAAAAGAAAAAGGATTAAAATATTCAGACATAATAGGTGTAGCAGTGAAAAAATGA
- a CDS encoding Lrp/AsnC family transcriptional regulator, whose translation MSDKRRVEIDTVDKKLLMELLRDSRVSLRRLAEEMNVSPATLHNRLLRLMQEGVVKGFIALLDYTKLGYSLTSIIMAKVDGKHLVEFEKEISNYDNVIAVYDIVGEYDVAIVAKFRSVEDLDSFLKNLLKNPKVERTHTSIVLNVVKEDPRIRVI comes from the coding sequence ATGTCTGATAAAAGACGTGTTGAAATAGATACGGTAGATAAAAAATTGCTTATGGAATTGTTAAGAGATTCAAGAGTTAGTTTAAGAAGATTAGCAGAAGAAATGAATGTTTCTCCTGCAACTTTACACAATAGGCTCCTTAGGTTAATGCAGGAAGGTGTTGTAAAAGGTTTTATAGCATTATTAGACTATACTAAATTAGGCTATTCTCTTACTAGTATCATTATGGCTAAAGTAGATGGTAAACATTTGGTTGAATTTGAAAAGGAAATCTCAAATTATGATAATGTCATAGCAGTTTATGATATTGTAGGAGAATATGATGTTGCAATAGTTGCTAAATTCAGAAGCGTAGAAGATTTAGATAGCTTTCTTAAAAACTTATTAAAGAACCCAAAAGTTGAAAGAACGCACACTAGCATTGTTTTAAATGTTGTTAAGGAGGATCCAAGAATAAGAGTAATATGA
- the hisF gene encoding imidazole glycerol phosphate synthase subunit HisF: MTAKRIIACLDVKNGRVVKGVNFLDLKDKGDPVELAARYEEEGADEIVFLDITATIEGRGALLEVVKNTASVLSIPLTVGGGIRTIDDVSRFLASGADKVSINTAAVENKNIITEASEQFGAQAVVVAIDAKKINDSFLVFTRSGTYNTGMNAIQWAKEVEKLGAGEILLTSIDKDGTREGYDIELTKEVSNSVNIPVIASGGAGKMEHFYEILKVADAALAAGVFHDGVIKIPELKRFLLEKGIEVRI, from the coding sequence ATGACAGCTAAAAGAATAATTGCTTGTTTAGATGTAAAAAACGGTAGAGTAGTTAAAGGTGTAAATTTCCTTGACTTAAAAGACAAAGGAGATCCTGTTGAATTAGCAGCAAGATATGAAGAAGAAGGGGCGGATGAAATAGTATTTTTAGATATCACAGCTACTATAGAAGGAAGAGGAGCATTACTAGAAGTAGTAAAGAATACAGCTAGCGTCTTATCTATACCACTTACAGTAGGAGGTGGTATAAGAACAATAGATGATGTCTCAAGATTTTTAGCTAGTGGTGCTGATAAAGTAAGTATAAATACAGCAGCAGTTGAAAATAAAAATATTATAACTGAGGCATCTGAACAATTTGGAGCTCAAGCAGTAGTTGTAGCAATTGATGCGAAAAAGATTAACGATTCGTTCCTAGTTTTTACTAGATCTGGAACTTATAATACTGGTATGAATGCAATTCAGTGGGCAAAGGAAGTAGAAAAATTGGGTGCTGGAGAAATTTTGCTTACAAGTATTGATAAAGATGGTACAAGAGAAGGATATGATATCGAGCTTACGAAAGAAGTAAGTAACTCTGTAAATATTCCAGTTATTGCGAGTGGTGGTGCTGGAAAAATGGAACATTTTTACGAAATTTTAAAAGTAGCTGATGCGGCATTAGCCGCAGGTGTTTTTCATGATGGTGTTATCAAGATCCCCGAACTTAAAAGGTTTTTATTAGAGAAGGGTATAGAGGTAAGAATATGA
- the hisH gene encoding imidazole glycerol phosphate synthase subunit HisH, with translation MKATIINYGVGNLFSIKAGLERVGFNVKIYFLPEGDEDVIVLPGVGAFSAVSSYLNSVKDKFNELRERGVKFLGVCLGMQVMFDEGTEGGLSKGLGWFKGKVDKIYANVKLPHIGWDRLFVNKDSCNLTEGLDGKYVYYVHSYVAYTSDYVAYSEYGIKYPAIVCSDFAVGTQFHPEKSSVTGKIFLRNFYSWVKR, from the coding sequence ATGAAAGCTACTATAATAAACTATGGCGTAGGAAATCTGTTCAGCATTAAGGCTGGTTTAGAAAGGGTTGGATTTAACGTTAAGATTTATTTCCTACCAGAAGGAGACGAGGATGTCATAGTTTTACCTGGTGTAGGTGCTTTTTCTGCCGTCTCGTCCTATCTAAATTCTGTAAAGGATAAGTTTAATGAACTGAGAGAGAGAGGGGTAAAGTTTTTGGGAGTGTGCTTAGGTATGCAAGTAATGTTTGATGAAGGAACTGAGGGAGGTTTGAGTAAAGGTTTAGGATGGTTTAAAGGTAAAGTTGATAAAATTTATGCTAACGTAAAACTCCCTCATATTGGTTGGGATAGGTTATTTGTTAATAAAGACTCTTGTAATTTGACTGAAGGCTTAGATGGTAAATATGTGTATTATGTCCATAGTTATGTAGCGTATACAAGTGATTACGTTGCTTATAGTGAATATGGAATTAAATATCCAGCAATAGTGTGTAGTGATTTTGCTGTAGGAACTCAGTTTCATCCTGAAAAGAGTAGTGTAACTGGTAAGATATTCCTTAGAAACTTTTATTCGTGGGTTAAAAGATGA